From Halobacillus sp. Marseille-Q1614, the proteins below share one genomic window:
- a CDS encoding putative glycoside hydrolase, translating to MGKFHFRKIIAAGLFLLAASLPLNHAEAAENEVQMHTGKEIAVQPIKLPDRMARFVYDSGLDFKYPDAVRGIYVTGPSAGGAKMEKLTELVETTDLNAMVIDVKEDHGNISFEPPEDSPYADIAEPYIDDPRKMLETLEEKGIYPIARVVVFKDNLLAKERPDLSFTQNGQVWKNGKGESFVNPFEKEVWEYNLEIAKMAAELGFQEIQFDYVRFPEGFDSRDDILEYGQGDYADSEESNVKKRVQAVTDFVAFARSELSTYDVDVSVDIFGYAATIEEAPNIGQNFSKISSNVDVISSMIYPSHWGPYFGIDKPDTEPYNTIAEYSKVENQVIEKLEDPPVSRPWLQDFEAPWLYSGPTFQYGKAEVEAQIKALYDNGIEEYLLWNAGNNYTEGVDYTP from the coding sequence ATGGGAAAATTTCATTTTAGGAAGATCATCGCAGCTGGACTTTTTTTATTGGCAGCATCCTTACCATTGAACCACGCGGAAGCTGCTGAAAACGAAGTCCAAATGCACACTGGAAAAGAGATAGCCGTCCAGCCAATTAAGCTCCCCGACCGGATGGCCCGCTTTGTTTATGATTCGGGACTGGATTTTAAATATCCGGATGCCGTACGAGGCATCTATGTTACTGGGCCTTCAGCTGGGGGAGCAAAGATGGAAAAGCTGACAGAGCTTGTGGAAACAACTGATTTAAACGCCATGGTTATTGATGTTAAGGAAGACCACGGAAACATATCATTTGAGCCGCCGGAAGACTCGCCTTATGCGGATATTGCTGAACCATACATAGACGATCCTAGAAAGATGCTTGAAACGCTTGAAGAAAAAGGGATTTATCCGATTGCACGTGTTGTTGTATTTAAAGATAATTTATTAGCTAAAGAGCGTCCTGACCTTTCCTTTACACAAAATGGCCAGGTATGGAAAAATGGCAAAGGCGAATCCTTCGTCAATCCTTTTGAAAAAGAAGTGTGGGAATACAATTTAGAAATAGCGAAGATGGCGGCAGAGCTTGGCTTTCAGGAAATTCAGTTCGATTACGTACGTTTTCCTGAAGGCTTCGATTCGCGTGATGATATCCTTGAATATGGACAGGGCGATTACGCTGATTCTGAAGAAAGCAATGTGAAAAAGCGCGTACAGGCAGTTACCGATTTCGTAGCTTTTGCTCGTTCAGAACTCAGTACTTATGACGTTGACGTGTCTGTAGATATATTCGGGTATGCGGCAACTATTGAAGAAGCGCCGAACATTGGACAGAATTTTTCTAAGATCTCTTCGAATGTCGATGTGATCTCATCCATGATCTATCCAAGTCACTGGGGTCCTTATTTTGGAATTGATAAACCGGACACTGAACCGTATAACACAATCGCCGAGTATTCTAAGGTTGAAAATCAGGTGATTGAAAAGCTCGAAGATCCGCCGGTATCACGCCCGTGGCTGCAGGACTTTGAGGCTCCATGGCTATACAGCGGCCCTACCTTCCAATATGGTAAAGCCGAAGTAGAAGCTCAAATAAAAGCTTTATATGATAATGGAATTGAGGAATATTTGCTCTGGAATGCGGGTAATAACTATACAGAAGGTGTCGATTATACACCTTAA
- a CDS encoding ABC transporter ATP-binding protein, with the protein MSQEKLVEIKNLKQHFKTGRHSVVKAVDGITFDIYKGETFGLVGESGCGKSTTGRTIIRLYDATDGEVIFNGENVHGKKNKEELKKFNREMQMIFQDPYASLNPRMKVADIIAEGMDIHGLENADARKSKVHELLETVGLNKEHANRYPHEFSGGQRQRIGIARALAVDPSFIIADEPISALDVSIQAQVVNLLKQLQKEKNLTYLFIAHDLSMVKYISDRIGVMYFGRMVELADADELYKNPIHPYTQSLLSAIPLPDPIYERSRERFTYDPNDHDTSEEPEFREVRPDHWVLCTTKEFERYQKEYAVQK; encoded by the coding sequence ATGAGTCAAGAAAAACTAGTAGAGATAAAAAACTTAAAACAGCATTTTAAAACTGGGCGGCACAGTGTGGTGAAAGCCGTCGACGGTATTACTTTTGACATATACAAAGGAGAAACCTTCGGCCTTGTAGGTGAATCAGGATGTGGGAAGTCTACAACAGGCCGAACGATTATCCGCTTATATGACGCAACCGACGGAGAAGTTATTTTTAATGGAGAAAATGTTCACGGCAAAAAGAACAAAGAAGAACTGAAAAAGTTCAACCGTGAAATGCAAATGATTTTCCAGGATCCTTACGCTTCTTTAAATCCGCGTATGAAAGTAGCCGACATTATTGCAGAAGGTATGGATATTCACGGTCTGGAAAACGCAGATGCCAGAAAGTCAAAAGTGCATGAATTGCTTGAGACAGTAGGCTTGAATAAAGAGCATGCCAACCGCTACCCGCACGAATTCAGCGGCGGTCAGCGTCAGCGTATCGGTATTGCCCGTGCTCTGGCGGTTGATCCTTCCTTCATCATTGCCGATGAGCCGATCTCTGCCTTGGACGTATCCATTCAGGCCCAGGTCGTTAACCTGCTGAAACAGCTGCAAAAAGAAAAGAACTTAACGTATTTATTCATCGCTCACGATCTGTCGATGGTTAAATATATTAGTGACCGAATCGGGGTTATGTACTTCGGACGAATGGTCGAGCTTGCGGATGCAGATGAGCTTTATAAAAATCCGATTCATCCGTATACACAGTCGCTATTATCAGCGATTCCTCTTCCAGACCCGATTTACGAGCGTTCACGTGAACGTTTCACTTATGATCCAAATGATCATGATACAAGTGAAGAACCTGAATTCAGAGAAGTACGTCCAGATCACTGGGTACTTTGTACAACTAAAGAATTCGAGCGTTATCAAAAAGAATACGCTGTTCAAAAATAA
- a CDS encoding ABC transporter ATP-binding protein, with amino-acid sequence MEKLLDVKNLHVSFDTYSGEVKAVRGVNFSINKGETLAIVGESGSGKSVTTKALMKLIPMPPGRIKEGEIFFEGRDLAKLSEKEMEKIRGKEISMIFQDPMTSLNPTMKVGNQIMEGLIKHQKVSKDQAKKRVIELLDLVGIPDAQNRMKQYPHQFSGGMRQRVVVAIALACNPKLLIADEPTTALDVTIQAQILELMKDIQKKTDSATIFITHDLGVVANVADRVAVMYAGKIVEIGTVDDIFYNPKHPYTWGLLGSMPSLDSTDDELYAIPGSPPDLLNPPKGDAFAARNEFAMQIDKEQEPPMFKVSDTHYAATWLLHEHAPDIDPPEAIKKRMAAMSTNSGKGDRL; translated from the coding sequence ATGGAAAAATTACTAGATGTTAAAAATTTACATGTATCCTTTGACACCTATAGTGGTGAAGTAAAAGCAGTACGTGGTGTAAACTTCAGTATTAATAAAGGTGAAACCTTAGCCATTGTAGGAGAGTCAGGTTCAGGAAAATCAGTTACAACTAAAGCGTTAATGAAGCTAATTCCCATGCCGCCTGGAAGAATTAAAGAAGGTGAGATCTTCTTTGAAGGCCGCGACTTAGCTAAACTTAGTGAAAAAGAAATGGAAAAAATTCGTGGTAAGGAAATCTCAATGATCTTCCAGGATCCAATGACATCGTTGAACCCTACGATGAAGGTTGGAAACCAGATCATGGAAGGTTTAATTAAGCACCAGAAAGTGAGTAAAGATCAGGCGAAGAAGCGTGTAATTGAACTGCTTGATCTTGTTGGTATTCCAGATGCGCAAAACCGCATGAAACAATACCCGCACCAATTTTCCGGAGGGATGCGTCAGCGTGTGGTTGTCGCGATTGCGCTTGCTTGTAATCCAAAGCTGTTAATTGCCGATGAGCCCACAACAGCTCTGGACGTTACGATTCAAGCTCAGATTCTTGAGCTGATGAAAGACATTCAGAAAAAGACCGACTCAGCAACAATCTTTATTACCCACGATTTAGGGGTAGTTGCTAACGTAGCGGACCGCGTGGCGGTTATGTATGCAGGTAAAATCGTTGAGATCGGAACTGTTGATGATATTTTCTATAACCCTAAGCACCCGTACACTTGGGGGCTGCTTGGTTCCATGCCATCACTTGATAGTACAGATGATGAGCTATACGCGATACCGGGGTCACCGCCGGATCTGCTTAATCCTCCAAAAGGGGACGCATTTGCCGCTCGTAACGAATTTGCTATGCAAATTGATAAAGAGCAGGAGCCGCCAATGTTTAAAGTTTCCGATACTCATTATGCTGCCACATGGTTACTGCATGAGCATGCGCCGGACATAGACCCGCCGGAAGCTATAAAGAAGCGGATGGCTGCCATGTCTACGAACAGTGGGAAAGGTGATCGTTTATGA